A region of Rhodanobacteraceae bacterium DNA encodes the following proteins:
- a CDS encoding Chromosome (plasmid) partitioning protein ParB, which translates to MSAAKRRGLGSRDLDVLLGTPDSDTAPETGETLASIAVTSIRPGEYQPRHHFDEAALDELAASIKAQGLIQPIVVRDVGRGQYELVAGERRWRAAKIAGLAEIPAVVRDIPAQSALAVALIENIQREELTALEEAHALRRLIDEFRLSQQQAADAVGRSRAAVANLLRLLELPEAIRELLDEGRIEMGHARALLTLPAPRAIALAEKAADKGWSVRELEQAVRLAQLPKSSGKAKTYNADPDVAALERELSDKLGTRVEIAQGKGKRGKLVIHYHNPDALEGILERLR; encoded by the coding sequence ATGAGCGCAGCCAAACGCCGGGGCCTGGGTTCCCGCGACCTCGACGTGCTGCTGGGCACGCCCGACTCCGACACGGCCCCGGAAACCGGCGAAACCCTTGCCAGCATTGCGGTCACGTCGATCCGGCCCGGCGAGTACCAGCCGCGCCATCACTTCGACGAAGCGGCGCTGGACGAACTGGCGGCATCCATCAAGGCGCAAGGCCTGATCCAGCCCATCGTGGTGCGCGACGTCGGTCGCGGCCAATACGAACTCGTCGCCGGCGAGCGCCGCTGGCGAGCGGCGAAGATCGCCGGCCTCGCGGAAATTCCCGCGGTGGTGCGCGACATTCCCGCGCAGTCGGCGCTGGCCGTCGCGCTGATCGAGAACATCCAGCGCGAGGAACTGACCGCGCTGGAGGAAGCGCACGCGTTGCGTCGTCTGATCGACGAATTCCGCCTGAGCCAGCAGCAGGCCGCCGACGCGGTCGGCCGCTCGCGCGCGGCGGTCGCGAACCTGTTGCGCCTGCTGGAACTGCCGGAAGCCATCCGCGAACTGCTGGACGAAGGCCGCATCGAGATGGGCCACGCGCGCGCACTGCTGACGCTGCCGGCGCCGCGCGCGATCGCGCTGGCCGAAAAGGCCGCCGACAAGGGCTGGTCGGTGCGCGAACTGGAACAGGCCGTGCGGCTGGCGCAGTTGCCGAAATCGTCCGGCAAGGCGAAGACGTACAACGCCGATCCCGATGTCGCCGCGCTGGAGCGCGAGCTTTCCGACAAGCTCGGCACCCGCGTCGAAATTGCGCAGGGCAAGGGCAAGCGCGGCAAGCTGGTGATCCATTACCACAACCCCGATGCGCTGGAAGGCATCCTCGAAAGATTGAGGTAG
- a CDS encoding Uroporphyrinogen-III synthase, which translates to MARKNILAGTRIAITRPAGTGTALARRVRALGGTPLSLPGSSLRAAADADAARSALKAALAGDVAIFTSPAAVRFARQLMALRSRAIVLAPGAGTLRALRRTGCRNAIAPAREDSEGLLALPVLRNVRGQRIGIVGAAGGRGLLDRELMARGAKVVHAHVYRRLPARLDRRHVEALRRDPRKPLYVTLSSAEALAHILAALPEGARRTLLVGTAVASSDRLADAARAAGFARTLRAASAHASAMLETVANDRA; encoded by the coding sequence ATGGCCCGGAAGAACATACTTGCCGGCACCCGCATTGCGATCACCCGTCCCGCCGGGACCGGCACCGCGCTCGCGCGCCGCGTGCGCGCGCTGGGCGGCACGCCGCTGTCGCTGCCGGGATCGAGCCTGCGCGCCGCCGCCGACGCGGACGCTGCGCGCTCCGCCTTGAAGGCCGCGCTGGCCGGCGACGTGGCGATCTTCACCAGTCCCGCCGCGGTGCGCTTTGCGCGGCAACTCATGGCCTTGCGCAGCCGTGCCATCGTGCTGGCGCCGGGCGCGGGCACGCTGCGCGCGCTGCGGCGCACCGGATGCCGCAACGCGATCGCACCCGCGCGCGAGGACAGCGAAGGCCTGCTGGCCTTGCCGGTCCTGCGAAACGTGCGCGGACAACGTATCGGCATCGTCGGCGCCGCCGGGGGACGCGGGCTGCTGGATCGCGAACTCATGGCGCGCGGTGCGAAGGTCGTTCACGCGCACGTGTACCGGCGCCTGCCCGCGCGCCTCGACCGCCGACACGTGGAGGCCTTGCGGCGCGATCCGCGCAAACCCCTGTACGTGACTCTGTCCAGCGCAGAAGCGTTGGCCCACATCCTCGCCGCGTTACCGGAAGGGGCACGCCGCACATTGCTCGTGGGCACCGCGGTCGCGAGCAGCGATCGCCTCGCCGACGCGGCGCGCGCGGCCGGTTTCGCGCGGACGCTGCGTGCCGCGTCCGCGCACGCATCGGCCATGCTCGAAACGGTGGCGAACGATCGGGCCTGA
- a CDS encoding Dolichol-phosphate mannosyltransferase gives MPDLSVVVPVFNERDNIPPLLAEIAAALRGRVDYEVVYVDDASKDDSLAVLKAERAKHPELRIVRHLQQSGQSTAIRNGVRAARGAWIATLDGDGQNDPADIPKLIEARKTAEPKVKLFAGWRTTRCDSFNKRISSKIANGVRSRMLRDATPDTGCGLKLFERETFLALPYFDHMHRYLPALVKRAGFQSVSIPVGHRPRTRGVSKYGMLDRLWVGLADLRGVAWLMRRAKVTDTEEV, from the coding sequence ATGCCCGATCTGTCCGTGGTCGTGCCCGTGTTCAACGAGCGCGACAACATCCCGCCCTTGCTGGCCGAAATCGCCGCCGCGCTGCGCGGACGCGTCGATTACGAAGTAGTGTACGTCGATGATGCCAGCAAGGACGATTCGCTCGCGGTGCTGAAGGCCGAACGCGCGAAGCACCCGGAATTGCGCATCGTGCGTCACTTGCAACAAAGCGGCCAGAGCACCGCGATCCGCAACGGCGTGCGCGCGGCGCGCGGCGCGTGGATCGCGACGCTGGACGGCGACGGCCAGAACGATCCCGCCGACATTCCGAAATTGATCGAGGCGCGCAAGACCGCCGAGCCGAAGGTGAAGCTGTTCGCCGGCTGGCGCACCACCCGCTGCGACAGCTTCAACAAGCGCATCTCATCGAAAATCGCCAACGGCGTGCGCTCGCGGATGCTGCGCGACGCAACGCCCGACACCGGCTGCGGCCTGAAACTGTTCGAACGCGAAACCTTCCTCGCCCTGCCCTACTTCGACCACATGCACCGTTACCTGCCGGCGCTGGTGAAACGGGCCGGATTCCAGAGCGTCAGCATCCCGGTCGGGCATCGCCCGCGCACCCGCGGGGTCTCCAAGTACGGGATGCTCGACCGCCTGTGGGTCGGCCTCGCCGACCTGCGCGGCGTCGCGTGGCTGATGCGGCGCGCCAAGGTGACGGACACCGAGGAAGTCTGA
- a CDS encoding Adenylate cyclase codes for MKPDTSDVRKPARRRRGILSKMAQGRNIFAELGRRHVWRAAVLYAGAVWALSQGISQLTPALNLPDYATRWFLIAAAIGFPFWLVFAWYYEFTPQGLQREAAITEDTPNRHSVARKLDFAIIGVLMVAVALLASGYFIHRNAPAAEAAAKPFNPPADTLVVLPFANESGDPKQQYFSDGITEELTNALGQNTALRVIAWDTASHYRDRTQSATSIGKALDVANVLTGKILRQGDAVRVIVELVNARTGYQVWSNHYDDSLANVFQVQDKISAAIAQALQVKFASLGAAPTVNPQAHDLVLRARALTDKSRTAGPIEQARKLYEQAIALDPDYADAHAGLARVWYILTEFSTLPLKDGLPRVREEANKALALDPRNVEALLQRANADGDEGRRAEARAGYERALAIDPSNSAAHMDYGNALPLQPGLAQYLEAVQFDPDNATAQNNVVVAELDLGEYAQALAPVQAMMRLDPASPDNALGLALVDSLLHRNADAVKAFDDAKPDTALARALIAAGRLTYQSVLDPRLRTQALAAVDALRRRTDLDPTSVADVIQLEMALGQHSTALDLLPKYCAAEPVGCNDLGLNPVYLPLRGEPRFEALVKQYDTISKPPASDSAVPASSSL; via the coding sequence GTGAAGCCCGACACTTCGGACGTCCGGAAGCCGGCCCGTCGCCGGCGGGGAATCCTGTCCAAGATGGCGCAAGGCCGCAACATCTTCGCCGAACTCGGCCGCCGCCACGTCTGGCGCGCCGCGGTGCTCTACGCCGGCGCGGTGTGGGCGCTGTCGCAGGGCATCTCGCAACTGACGCCCGCGCTGAACTTGCCGGACTACGCGACGCGCTGGTTCCTGATCGCGGCGGCGATCGGTTTTCCGTTCTGGCTGGTGTTCGCGTGGTACTACGAATTCACGCCGCAGGGCCTGCAGCGCGAAGCGGCCATCACCGAAGACACGCCCAACCGCCATTCGGTGGCGCGCAAGCTGGATTTCGCGATCATCGGCGTGCTGATGGTGGCGGTGGCGCTGCTGGCCTCGGGTTACTTCATCCACCGCAACGCGCCGGCCGCCGAAGCGGCGGCCAAGCCATTCAACCCGCCCGCCGACACCCTGGTGGTGCTGCCCTTCGCCAACGAAAGCGGCGATCCCAAACAGCAATACTTCAGCGACGGCATCACCGAGGAACTCACCAACGCGCTGGGCCAGAACACCGCGCTGCGGGTGATTGCGTGGGATACCGCCTCGCATTACCGCGACCGCACGCAATCGGCCACCTCCATCGGCAAGGCGCTGGATGTCGCCAACGTGCTGACCGGCAAGATCCTGCGCCAAGGCGACGCGGTGCGGGTGATCGTGGAACTGGTGAACGCCCGCACCGGCTATCAGGTGTGGTCGAACCACTACGACGATTCGCTGGCCAACGTGTTCCAGGTGCAGGACAAGATTTCGGCAGCGATCGCGCAGGCCTTGCAGGTGAAGTTCGCGAGCCTCGGCGCCGCGCCCACGGTGAACCCGCAGGCGCACGACCTGGTGCTGCGCGCACGCGCGTTGACAGACAAGTCCCGGACCGCAGGTCCCATCGAGCAGGCCCGCAAACTGTATGAACAGGCCATCGCGCTCGATCCCGATTACGCCGACGCCCACGCCGGGCTGGCGCGTGTGTGGTACATCCTGACCGAATTCTCCACGCTGCCGCTCAAGGACGGCCTGCCCAGGGTGCGCGAGGAAGCCAACAAGGCGCTGGCGCTGGACCCGCGCAACGTGGAGGCGCTGCTGCAACGCGCCAATGCCGATGGCGACGAAGGCAGGCGCGCCGAAGCCAGGGCCGGCTACGAGCGTGCGCTGGCGATCGATCCCAGCAATTCCGCGGCGCACATGGATTACGGCAACGCGCTGCCGCTGCAACCGGGGCTGGCGCAGTACCTGGAAGCCGTGCAGTTCGATCCCGACAATGCCACCGCCCAGAACAACGTCGTCGTCGCCGAACTGGACCTCGGCGAGTATGCGCAGGCGCTGGCGCCTGTGCAGGCAATGATGCGGCTCGATCCGGCAAGCCCCGACAACGCCCTCGGCCTGGCGCTGGTTGATTCGCTGCTGCACCGCAACGCGGATGCGGTAAAAGCCTTCGACGACGCGAAACCCGATACGGCACTCGCCAGGGCGCTGATCGCCGCCGGCCGGCTGACCTATCAATCCGTGCTCGATCCCAGGCTGCGCACGCAAGCGCTCGCGGCGGTGGACGCGCTGCGCCGGCGCACCGACCTCGATCCCACTTCCGTCGCCGACGTGATCCAGCTCGAAATGGCGCTGGGCCAGCACTCCACCGCGCTGGACCTGTTGCCGAAATACTGCGCAGCGGAGCCGGTTGGCTGCAACGACCTCGGCCTCAATCCGGTGTACCTGCCGCTGCGCGGCGAGCCGCGCTTCGAGGCGCTGGTGAAGCAGTACGACACCATCTCCAAACCGCCGGCGTCCGACTCCGCTGTACCCGCATCATCTTCCCTGTAG
- a CDS encoding Porphobilinogen synthase: MGYPATRMRRMRRDAFSRALMRETVLTPSDLILPVFVQEGAGEVRDAVASMPGVVRLSVDALLKVAEEAQRLGVPALALFPHVEDDRKTADGREAYNDNGLVQRAVRALKSRFPELGVICDDALDPFTTHGQDGLIDDAGYTLNDETVAVLVKQALSQAQAGADFVAPSDMMDGRIGAIREALEGAGLVHTRILAYSAKYASSFYGPFRDAVGSAASLGKGSKHTYQMDVGNSDEALREVQLDLDEGADAVMVKPGLPYLDIVRRVKERFGAPTFVYQVSGEYAMLKAAGANGWIDEKACAMEALLSIKRAGADAILTYYALDAARWLGAGDGP, encoded by the coding sequence ATGGGCTATCCCGCCACCCGCATGCGCCGCATGCGCCGCGATGCCTTTTCGCGCGCGCTGATGCGCGAAACCGTGCTGACCCCGTCCGACCTGATCCTGCCGGTGTTCGTGCAGGAAGGTGCGGGCGAGGTGCGCGACGCGGTGGCTTCGATGCCGGGTGTCGTGCGGTTGTCGGTCGACGCCTTGTTGAAAGTAGCCGAGGAGGCGCAGCGGCTCGGCGTGCCGGCCCTGGCGCTGTTCCCGCACGTTGAAGACGACAGGAAAACCGCCGATGGCCGCGAGGCGTACAACGACAATGGCCTGGTGCAGCGCGCGGTGCGTGCATTGAAATCGCGTTTCCCCGAACTGGGTGTCATTTGCGACGACGCACTGGATCCCTTCACCACGCATGGGCAGGACGGCCTGATCGACGATGCCGGCTACACCCTCAACGATGAAACCGTGGCGGTGCTGGTGAAGCAGGCGCTGTCGCAGGCGCAGGCCGGCGCGGATTTCGTCGCGCCCTCGGACATGATGGACGGCCGCATCGGCGCGATCCGCGAAGCGCTCGAAGGCGCCGGCTTGGTCCACACGCGTATCCTCGCGTACTCCGCCAAGTACGCGTCGAGTTTCTACGGACCGTTTCGCGATGCGGTGGGTTCGGCCGCCAGCCTCGGCAAGGGTTCCAAGCACACCTACCAGATGGACGTCGGCAACTCCGACGAGGCGCTGCGCGAAGTGCAACTCGATCTCGACGAAGGCGCCGACGCGGTGATGGTGAAACCAGGCCTGCCGTACCTCGACATCGTGCGGCGGGTGAAGGAACGCTTCGGCGCGCCGACCTTCGTGTACCAGGTCTCCGGCGAATACGCGATGCTGAAGGCCGCTGGCGCCAACGGCTGGATCGACGAGAAGGCCTGCGCGATGGAAGCGCTGCTCTCGATCAAGCGCGCGGGCGCCGATGCGATCCTGACTTACTACGCGCTGGACGCGGCGCGCTGGCTGGGCGCGGGCGACGGCCCGTAG
- a CDS encoding 1,4-dihydroxy-2-naphthoyl-CoA hydrolase in menaquinone biosynthesis produces the protein MPIWKRSADLETVNGWSARTRMRALDIRITEIGDDYLRGTMPVDDRTRQPYGILHGGASVALAETLGSTAAMLCCDDGFAAVGLDINANHLRAVREGTVTGTARPLHIGRSTQVWEIRIENAAGALTCTSRLTMAVVPQRAVMPRP, from the coding sequence ATGCCGATCTGGAAACGATCCGCCGACCTCGAAACCGTCAACGGCTGGAGCGCGCGTACGCGGATGCGCGCGCTCGACATCCGCATCACCGAAATCGGCGACGACTACCTGCGCGGCACGATGCCGGTGGACGACCGCACCCGCCAGCCCTACGGCATCCTGCACGGCGGCGCCTCGGTGGCGCTGGCGGAAACGCTGGGCTCGACCGCGGCGATGTTGTGCTGCGACGACGGTTTCGCCGCGGTCGGCCTCGACATCAACGCCAACCATCTGCGCGCGGTGCGCGAAGGCACGGTCACCGGCACCGCGCGACCGCTGCACATCGGGCGCAGCACGCAGGTGTGGGAAATCCGGATCGAGAACGCAGCCGGTGCACTGACCTGCACCTCGCGCCTGACCATGGCGGTGGTTCCGCAGCGTGCGGTGATGCCGCGCCCGTAG
- a CDS encoding putative acetyltransferase, which yields MNPNDSAAAALESHILENIPLADAMDLKVRRYTGDMLEMTAPLAPNVNDKGCAFGGSMASLLTLAGWGLVELGLRARGVACDIYVGDSQLRYHEPVWSELRGVARFAEGDALEKLSAALKERGKGRAYVVCEIMGDKRAAATLTALFVAKLRAGSVETPREHGTVPTGP from the coding sequence ATGAACCCGAACGATTCCGCCGCCGCGGCACTCGAATCCCACATCCTCGAAAACATTCCGCTGGCCGACGCCATGGACCTGAAGGTGCGCCGGTACACCGGGGACATGCTCGAAATGACCGCGCCGCTCGCGCCCAACGTCAACGACAAGGGCTGCGCGTTCGGCGGCAGCATGGCGTCGCTGCTGACGCTGGCGGGCTGGGGGCTGGTCGAACTCGGCTTGCGGGCGCGCGGCGTGGCCTGCGACATCTACGTGGGCGATTCGCAACTGCGCTATCACGAACCCGTGTGGAGCGAATTGCGCGGCGTCGCGCGCTTCGCCGAAGGCGATGCGCTGGAGAAGCTGTCGGCGGCGCTGAAGGAGCGCGGCAAGGGGCGCGCCTACGTCGTCTGCGAGATCATGGGCGACAAGCGGGCCGCGGCGACCCTGACCGCGCTGTTCGTGGCGAAACTGCGGGCAGGGTCGGTTGAGACGCCGCGTGAACACGGCACGGTCCCGACGGGCCCGTGA
- a CDS encoding Chromosome (plasmid) partitioning protein ParA, which yields MTRIIAIANQKGGVGKTTTAVNLAAALAETKRRILLVDLDPQGNATSSSGIDKRTAKPNGCEVLLEEAPIADAIIPTEAGFDLLPGNRDLTAAEIKLADAIAREQRLKEQLAKLGDRYQIILIDCPPSLHLLTLNALAAAHSVLIPVQCESMALEGLTDLLDTIKAVRKRLNPNLEVEGLLRTMFDVRTALGNDVSAELSKHFGDKVLRSVVPRNVRLAEAPSHGKPINLYDRESRGAIAYLGLAGEMIRRAGGSAGGHSPPPSDQPRTPLMKVSA from the coding sequence ATGACGCGCATCATCGCCATCGCCAACCAGAAAGGCGGCGTCGGCAAGACCACCACCGCCGTCAACCTCGCCGCCGCACTCGCGGAGACGAAGCGCCGCATCCTGCTGGTGGATCTCGACCCGCAGGGCAACGCGACCTCGTCATCGGGCATCGACAAGCGCACCGCCAAGCCGAACGGCTGCGAAGTGCTGCTGGAGGAAGCGCCGATCGCGGACGCGATCATCCCGACCGAGGCCGGCTTCGACCTGTTGCCCGGCAACCGCGACCTGACCGCGGCGGAAATCAAGCTGGCCGACGCGATCGCGCGCGAGCAGCGCCTCAAGGAACAACTCGCCAAACTTGGCGATCGCTACCAGATCATCCTGATCGACTGCCCGCCTTCGCTGCACCTCCTGACCCTGAACGCACTGGCCGCGGCGCACAGCGTGCTGATTCCGGTGCAGTGCGAATCGATGGCGCTGGAAGGCCTCACCGATCTGCTCGACACCATCAAGGCGGTGCGCAAGCGGCTGAACCCGAACCTCGAAGTCGAAGGCCTGCTGCGCACCATGTTCGACGTGCGCACCGCGCTCGGCAACGACGTGTCGGCGGAACTCTCCAAGCACTTCGGCGACAAGGTGCTGCGCTCGGTGGTGCCGCGCAACGTGCGCCTCGCCGAAGCGCCCAGCCACGGCAAGCCGATCAACCTGTACGACCGCGAGTCGCGCGGCGCCATCGCCTACCTCGGCCTCGCCGGCGAAATGATCCGGCGTGCGGGCGGCAGCGCGGGCGGTCATTCGCCGCCGCCGTCCGACCAGCCGCGCACTCCCCTGATGAAGGTATCCGCATGA
- a CDS encoding 16S rRNA (guanine(527)-N(7))-methyltransferase, whose product MISATALAQGLADGLAAMHLELPSDALAKLLAYLDLLAKWNRTYNLTAVRDPEEMVPRHLLDSLAVLPFVHGTTLADLGSGAGLPGIPLAIARPDIHVTLVESNGKKARFLREAARSLPLANVTVEQSRVQDATGRFDTVTARAFASIKDMLAWGSHLLAEDGRWLALKGHADPAEIAAVPGDFRVLAVHPLHVPGAGGERCVVELARTASASMLG is encoded by the coding sequence ATGATCTCCGCTACCGCACTCGCACAAGGACTCGCCGACGGTCTCGCTGCCATGCACTTGGAGTTGCCGTCCGACGCATTGGCGAAGTTGCTCGCGTACCTCGACCTGCTGGCGAAGTGGAACCGCACGTACAACCTGACTGCGGTGCGCGATCCCGAGGAAATGGTGCCGCGGCATTTGCTGGATTCGCTGGCGGTGTTGCCATTCGTGCACGGCACGACGCTGGCCGACCTCGGCAGCGGCGCGGGACTGCCGGGCATTCCGTTGGCGATCGCGCGACCCGACATTCACGTCACCTTGGTCGAAAGCAATGGCAAGAAGGCGCGCTTCCTGCGCGAAGCCGCGCGCAGCCTGCCGCTGGCGAACGTCACGGTGGAACAGTCGCGCGTACAGGACGCGACCGGTCGGTTCGACACCGTCACCGCGCGCGCCTTCGCCAGCATCAAGGACATGCTGGCCTGGGGCAGTCATTTGCTGGCCGAGGATGGCCGCTGGCTGGCGCTGAAAGGACACGCCGACCCTGCCGAAATCGCCGCGGTGCCGGGCGATTTCCGGGTGCTGGCCGTGCATCCCTTGCACGTGCCGGGCGCCGGCGGCGAACGCTGCGTGGTCGAATTGGCCCGCACCGCATCCGCGTCGATGCTAGGCTAA
- a CDS encoding putative glutathione S-transferase-like protein, producing the protein MRLHAHPFSPSCRNVLVTAIHLHIALDIKVVDVGVDENHQPAYLALNPNGLFPVLEDDGFVLWESNAITQYLATLEPSTLFPNEPRVRADIARWQFWEQAHWTPACRPWMWENLFKAMKGQGQPDRKVLEDATGKLNQLAGILDRHLAGSPWLVADHLTLADISVACALMYKQAARIPVEQFDNLNRWYGQVEALPAWRATAVTLPSPVRP; encoded by the coding sequence ATGCGACTCCATGCGCATCCATTTTCACCCTCCTGCCGGAATGTGCTGGTTACGGCGATCCACCTGCACATCGCGCTCGACATCAAAGTGGTCGACGTCGGTGTGGACGAAAATCATCAGCCCGCGTATCTGGCGTTGAACCCGAACGGCCTGTTTCCGGTTCTCGAAGACGACGGCTTCGTGCTCTGGGAATCCAATGCGATCACCCAATACCTGGCAACACTTGAGCCAAGCACACTGTTCCCGAACGAGCCACGCGTACGCGCGGACATCGCGCGCTGGCAATTCTGGGAACAGGCGCACTGGACGCCTGCATGCCGTCCATGGATGTGGGAAAACCTTTTCAAGGCCATGAAAGGCCAGGGCCAGCCGGACCGGAAAGTCCTGGAAGACGCCACCGGGAAGCTCAACCAACTTGCCGGCATCCTGGATCGGCATCTCGCGGGAAGTCCTTGGCTGGTGGCCGACCATCTCACCCTTGCCGACATCTCCGTCGCCTGCGCGTTGATGTACAAGCAGGCGGCCCGCATCCCGGTGGAGCAGTTCGACAACCTCAACCGCTGGTATGGGCAAGTGGAGGCATTGCCCGCATGGCGAGCAACGGCCGTCACCCTGCCGTCGCCTGTGCGACCGTGA
- a CDS encoding RNA polymerase ECF-type sigma factor gives MASNGRHPAVACATVNAKAPNHAQAVIARVARESRARLIAFLAARSHDIAAAEDALSDAFRAALETWPRDGVPDKPEAWLLTAARRRLIDAARHEKVHAQATPELVAALDDAQTMVRDDEHAFPDERLKLLFVCAHPAIDAAARTPLMLQTVLGLDAARIASAFLVKPSAMGQRLSRVKTKIRDAGIAFEIPHGDELPERLDAVLEAIYAAYGSGWDDIAGADPRRKGLAAEALELGALLTCLLPGEPEALGLSALMLYCESRRGARRGPHGEYVPLSEQDVTLWSRPMSEEADPLLRKAERMGRIGRFQLEAAIQSVHAQRARTGGTDWESIALLYEGLVRIAPTIGALVGRAAAVAQARDPQTGWALLQKVPADTVANYQPYWALAAHLLEHMDRSEEARAARERAIGLCEDPAMRAFLLRQQA, from the coding sequence ATGGCGAGCAACGGCCGTCACCCTGCCGTCGCCTGTGCGACCGTGAACGCGAAAGCACCGAACCACGCGCAAGCAGTCATCGCCCGCGTCGCACGTGAATCACGTGCCCGTCTGATCGCTTTCCTCGCCGCACGCTCACACGACATCGCGGCGGCGGAAGATGCGCTTTCCGACGCATTCCGCGCCGCGCTGGAAACCTGGCCGCGCGACGGCGTACCGGACAAGCCGGAGGCGTGGCTGCTGACGGCGGCGCGGCGGCGGCTGATCGATGCGGCGCGTCACGAGAAGGTGCATGCGCAGGCGACACCGGAACTCGTGGCCGCACTGGATGACGCGCAAACCATGGTTCGCGATGACGAACATGCCTTTCCCGACGAACGCCTGAAGCTGCTGTTCGTGTGCGCGCACCCCGCGATCGATGCGGCGGCGCGTACCCCGCTGATGCTGCAAACCGTGCTGGGCCTCGACGCCGCGCGCATTGCTTCGGCGTTCCTGGTGAAGCCGTCCGCAATGGGCCAGCGCCTGTCGCGCGTCAAGACGAAAATCCGCGACGCCGGCATCGCGTTCGAAATTCCGCACGGTGATGAATTGCCGGAACGCCTCGATGCGGTGCTGGAAGCGATCTACGCCGCCTACGGCAGCGGCTGGGATGACATCGCCGGCGCCGATCCGCGCCGCAAGGGCCTCGCCGCCGAAGCGCTCGAACTCGGCGCGCTGCTCACGTGCCTGTTGCCCGGCGAACCCGAAGCGCTCGGCCTGTCCGCGTTGATGCTTTACTGCGAATCGCGCCGTGGCGCCCGGCGCGGGCCGCACGGCGAGTACGTGCCGCTCTCCGAACAGGACGTGACGCTGTGGTCGCGCCCGATGAGCGAAGAGGCCGACCCTCTGCTGCGCAAGGCGGAACGCATGGGGCGCATCGGCCGCTTCCAACTCGAAGCCGCGATCCAGTCGGTGCACGCGCAGCGCGCACGCACCGGCGGCACCGATTGGGAATCGATCGCGCTGCTGTACGAAGGCCTGGTGCGGATCGCGCCGACCATCGGCGCATTGGTCGGCCGCGCTGCCGCAGTTGCTCAGGCGCGCGATCCGCAAACCGGATGGGCGCTGTTGCAGAAGGTTCCCGCCGACACGGTCGCGAACTACCAGCCATACTGGGCGCTGGCCGCGCACCTGCTCGAACACATGGATCGTTCCGAAGAGGCACGCGCCGCGCGCGAACGCGCGATCGGCTTGTGCGAAGACCCGGCGATGCGCGCGTTCCTGCTGCGCCAACAAGCCTGA